In a single window of the Olivibacter sp. SDN3 genome:
- the rplJ gene encoding 50S ribosomal protein L10, whose translation MRKEEKQEIVQALTDQIKSYGNFYITDTADLTVAKVNNIRRKCFEKGIKIQVAKNTLIVKALEAAGVDSDELKGALKGASTILFSEAGNAPAKLIKELRKEGDKPVLKGAYIDAAVFVGDEQLDTLVALKSREELIGEIIGLLQSPAKNVVSALQSGGGTLAGLVKTLQERG comes from the coding sequence ATGAGAAAAGAAGAAAAACAAGAAATTGTTCAAGCTTTAACTGATCAGATCAAATCTTATGGTAATTTTTACATTACTGATACTGCTGATTTGACTGTGGCAAAAGTCAACAATATTCGCCGTAAGTGCTTTGAGAAAGGTATTAAGATCCAAGTGGCTAAGAATACGTTGATAGTTAAGGCTTTGGAAGCGGCAGGTGTTGATTCTGATGAATTGAAAGGAGCTTTGAAAGGAGCTTCCACTATATTGTTCTCGGAGGCAGGTAACGCACCTGCAAAATTGATCAAAGAACTTCGTAAGGAAGGGGATAAACCCGTTCTTAAAGGAGCTTATATCGATGCTGCGGTGTTTGTTGGAGACGAACAATTGGATACACTGGTTGCACTCAAATCGAGAGAAGAGCTTATTGGTGAGATTATCGGATTGCTTCAATCACCTGCTAAAAACGTGGTATCTGCCCTTCAATCAGGAGGTGGTACACTTGCAGGTTTAGTTAAAACTTTACAAGAAAGAGGTTAA
- the rplA gene encoding 50S ribosomal protein L1, which produces MARLTKNQKAALSKIEAGKAYSLQEASALVKEITNAKFDASVDVDVRLGVDPRKANQMVRGIATLPHGTGKTVRVLVLCTPDKEEEAKAAGADYVGLDEYISKIEGGWTDVDIIITMPSVMAKVGRLGRILGPRNLMPNPKSGTVTQDVGKAVTDVKGGKIDFKVDKTGIIHASVGKVSFEADKIYENALEVIQTISKLKPSAAKGTYFKSIHISSTMSPGIQVETKSVAGI; this is translated from the coding sequence GTGGCTAGATTAACAAAAAATCAAAAGGCGGCACTATCCAAAATTGAAGCTGGTAAAGCATATTCTTTACAAGAGGCGTCAGCCTTAGTGAAGGAGATTACCAACGCTAAGTTTGACGCGTCCGTAGACGTCGATGTCCGTTTGGGCGTTGATCCGCGGAAAGCAAATCAAATGGTTCGTGGTATTGCTACTTTGCCTCATGGAACCGGTAAGACCGTGCGTGTTTTAGTTTTATGTACTCCAGATAAGGAGGAAGAAGCTAAAGCAGCTGGTGCGGATTACGTAGGTTTAGATGAGTATATCAGTAAAATAGAAGGTGGGTGGACCGATGTTGATATCATTATTACCATGCCTAGTGTGATGGCAAAGGTAGGTCGGCTTGGTCGTATTTTGGGACCTCGCAACCTTATGCCGAATCCAAAGTCAGGAACAGTAACTCAAGATGTTGGGAAAGCTGTTACTGATGTCAAAGGCGGTAAAATTGATTTCAAGGTTGACAAAACCGGTATCATTCACGCTTCAGTTGGTAAAGTGTCGTTCGAAGCAGATAAAATTTATGAGAATGCTTTAGAAGTAATACAAACTATTTCTAAACTTAAGCCTTCTGCAGCGAAAGGAACATATTTTAAGAGTATCCATATCTCTTCAACAATGAGTCCGGGTATTCAGGTAGAAACTAAATCAGTAGCGGGGATTTAA
- the rplL gene encoding 50S ribosomal protein L7/L12, protein MADLKAFAEQLVNLTVKEVNELAQILKDEYGIEPAAAAVAVAGPAAGGADAPAAEEKTSFDVVLKEAGGQKLAVVKLVKDLTGLGLKEAKELVDGAPKEVKTGVAKDEAEALKKQLEEAGAVVEIK, encoded by the coding sequence ATGGCAGATTTAAAAGCGTTTGCTGAGCAGTTGGTAAACTTAACAGTAAAAGAAGTTAACGAGTTAGCTCAAATCTTAAAAGATGAGTATGGTATTGAGCCAGCTGCTGCAGCTGTAGCTGTTGCTGGTCCTGCTGCGGGTGGTGCTGATGCTCCTGCAGCTGAAGAGAAGACATCTTTTGATGTGGTCTTGAAAGAAGCTGGTGGCCAAAAATTAGCTGTTGTTAAATTAGTAAAAGATTTAACAGGTTTAGGCCTTAAAGAAGCTAAAGAATTAGTTGATGGTGCGCCTAAAGAAGTAAAAACAGGTGTTGCTAAAGACGAAGCTGAAGCTTTGAAAAAACAACTTGAAGAAGCAGGAGCTGTAGTTGAGATCAAGTAA
- the rplK gene encoding 50S ribosomal protein L11, translating to MAKEVSALVKLQVKGGAANPSPPVGPALGAKGVNIMEFCKQFNARTQDKPGKVLPVVITVYADKSFDFIIKTPPVAVQLIEVSGLKGGSGEPNRKKVGKVTWEQVENIAKDKMTDLNAFTIESAMKMVAGTARSMGITVSGDAPWNN from the coding sequence ATGGCAAAAGAAGTCAGTGCGTTAGTGAAATTACAGGTGAAAGGTGGCGCAGCTAACCCATCGCCTCCCGTAGGACCGGCATTAGGTGCAAAAGGGGTGAACATCATGGAATTTTGCAAGCAGTTCAATGCACGTACCCAAGACAAGCCAGGTAAAGTATTACCCGTTGTTATTACGGTGTATGCAGATAAGTCTTTCGATTTTATCATTAAGACCCCTCCGGTTGCTGTTCAATTAATTGAGGTTTCTGGATTAAAAGGTGGGTCTGGCGAGCCTAACCGTAAAAAGGTTGGTAAAGTTACCTGGGAACAGGTTGAAAATATCGCTAAGGATAAAATGACCGACTTGAATGCATTTACCATTGAATCGGCCATGAAAATGGTTGCTGGGACAGCGCGTAGTATGGGTATCACTGTAAGTGGTGATGCACCCTGGAACAATTAA